In Plasmodium reichenowi strain SY57 chromosome 5, whole genome shotgun sequence, the following proteins share a genomic window:
- a CDS encoding NIMA related kinase 2 (part of same gene as PRSY57_0525000B~gap found within coding sequence) — MSKPKMIGPYEVVKSIGRGSFGIVTAVKDENEKIFVIKELDISCMKNKEKMNVVNEIR; from the exons ATGTCTAAACCCAAAATGATAGGTCCTTATGAGGTGGTAAAAAGTATAGGAAGGGGTTCGTTTGGAATTGTAACTGCTGTTAAAGATGAGAATGAGAAAAT TTTTGTAATTAAGGAGCTGGACATATCATGTATGAAGAACAAGGAAAAAATGAATGTAGTAAATGAAATAAGa
- a CDS encoding NIMA related kinase 2 (part of same gene as PRSY57_0525000A~gap found within coding sequence), translated as ALIKMSVHPFIVRYKEAFVEDCVLYVAMDYCINGDLGKVIKKHKELETPIPEKKIKRWLLQIIMAIKFIHDKKLIHRDLKCNNIFLDEKERAKIGDFGLAKFIEQTEQTNTLCGTIGYMAPEICKNINYSFPADIWSLGIILYELISLKPPFKSNNSNMLSVAQKICEDEPDPLPDSFSKDLINLCYWMLKKDWKDRPTIYDIISTDYIQDELQLFKREMLQERNIQI; from the exons GCCCTCATAAAAATGTCAGTTCACCCTTTCATAGTTAGATATAAAGAAGCTTTCGTTGAGGATTGTGTTTTGTATGTAGCCATGGATTATTGCATAA ATGGGGATCTAGGGAAAGtgataaaaaaacataaagAATTAGAAACTCCCATCCCGgagaagaaaataaaaagatggttgttacaaataattatggctataaaatttatacatGATAAGAAATTAATACACAGAG ATTTAAAATGcaataacatatttttagaCGAAAAAGAACGAGCTAAAATAGGAGATTTTGGTTTGGCAAAATTTATAGAACAAACAGAACAAACAAATACATTATGTGGTACTATAGGATATATGGCTCCAGAAATTTGTaaa aatataaattatagTTTCCCTGCCGACATTTGGTCTCTTGgcattattttatatgaactTATAAGTTTAAAACCACCCTTTAAATCTAATAACTCAAACATGTTGTCAGTTGCACAAAAAATATGTGAAGATGAG CCAGATCCATTACCAGATAGTTTTTCTAAggatttaataaatttatgtTATTGGATGTTGAAAAAAGATTGGAAAGATAGACCTACcatatatgatattatatctACGGATTATATACAG GACGAATTACAATTGTTCAAAAGAGAAATGTTGCAAGAAAGGAATATCcaaatttaa
- a CDS encoding RAP protein, putative: protein MGGPKIRKKFQMTLMNIIKRKYNCANVKVEREYKKINRFMYYIQACIDEEYEKNKNLLCFNNMSYQQNNYHMLFYIHMLRISYLLKNMTVNECKWLYIYRKITTLYFIEEQNFLIKKNEKNEKNEKNEKNEKIQNNEKIQNNEKIQNNEKIQNNEKKQNNQKIQNNEKKQNNEKKHILINNDMQNTSPHTIETKICNKYNLFTLQSNYVFVYETILNKIHNYLSIYNIDDMLLLLNICDRFFRIFFTIYNKNNNHKRMNKLNYIYIYSNDYNYNYNYIHNNNYNDNFNNYYYYSNIRTKGNDNIYKQRSNHKDIFINQYDDIYYLKYHQLFINTINLMANILDTINYKILNPIQLIELINIFYRITKKGIINEKHIIKLFDNFIQIYKDIKCMNTYNDIIFKIINIMYKSKIINSNIVCPFVIQMKNRNIYKYPMNMFFFEIYLKILTLINIQPYNLYLYNCCKQYILNNIYNIHPSKVYNFFFISNLLGIYNISIINIYINYIFKTKNSHLNISLTHKIYYTLLGWSIIYNTILKNKYNHNEPNIKIILINFNNKNIHYIYDNKWVHLNSYYDYPFMRLKYLLHFYRNKLIYLKEKKKQTKTNKNNKINNTHRKYNNGSNYSTHNNNNNNMDNYGSSTYVPLNNNNNNIPNIHKAKENYQFNQFSIFSILKQYFPNIINEYKTNELISLDIFLPMNKQYCSKNIAIEFNGRTHYNLLINKTSSYQHTYNMLENYNTKYKKWLLSNYAFHIIYIPYYKWNMLTHKQKEKYLMKAIHTYCDLKDNIHTP, encoded by the coding sequence atgGGAGGACCAAAAATTCGTAAGAAATTTCAAATGACCcttatgaatattataaaaagaaaatacaATTGTGCAAATGTTAAAGTTGAGagagaatataaaaaaataaatagattcatgtattatattcaaGCATGTATAGATGAAGAAtatgaaaagaataaaaatttactgtgctttaataatatgtcTTATCAACAGAATAATTACCATATGTTATTCTACATACATATGTTAAGAATCTCTTaccttttaaaaaatatgacGGTAAATGAATGTAAAtggttatatatatatagaaaaattaCAACACTCTATTTTATAGAAGAACaaaattttcttataaagaaaaatgaaaaaaatgaaaaaaatgaaaaaaatgaaaaaaatgaaaaaatacaaaataatgaaaaaatacaaaataatgaaaaaatacaaaataatgaaaaaatacaaaataatgaaaaaaaacaaaataatcaaaaaatacaaaataatgaaaaaaaacaaaataatgaaaaaaaacatattcttattaataatgatatgcAAAATACATCACCTCATACAATAGAAACAAAAATATGCAATAAATATAACCTCTTCACATTACAGTCAAATTATGTATTTGTATATGAAacaatattaaataaaatacataattatttatctatatataatatagatgATATGTTATTGTTGTTAAATATCTGTGATCGTTTCTTTCGTATCTTCTTcactatatataataaaaataataatcacaaacgtatgaataaattaaattatatatatatttattcaaatgattataattataattataattatattcataacaataattataatgataattttaataattattattattattcaaatataaGAACAAAGGGAAATgataacatatataaacaaaGAAGTAATcataaagatatatttattaatcaatatgatgatatatattatctaaaATATCATCAACTATTTATAAATACCATAAATTTAATGGcaaatatattagataCAATAAATTATAAGATTCTAAACCCTATTCAATTAATAGAACttatcaatatattttatagaataacaaaaaaaggaataataaatgaaaagcatataattaaattatttgacaattttatacaaatatataaggatataaaatgtatgaatacatataatgatataatttttaaaataatcaatataatgtataaatctaaaattattaattctAATATAGTCTGTCCATTTGTTatacaaatgaaaaataggaacatatacaaatatcctatgaatatgtttttttttgaaatatatttaaaaatattaacattaataaatatacaaccatataatttatatctttataattgttgtaaacaatatatattaaataatatatataatatacatcCATCAAAAGTATATAACTTCTTCTTTATATCAAATTTATtaggaatatataatatttcaattataaatatctatataaattatatttttaaaacaaaaaattcACATTTGAATATTTCTTTAACACACAAAATTTATTACACTCTATTAGGATGGAgcattatatataatacaattcttaaaaataaatataaccACAATGAACCTAACATCAAAATTATACTCATAAATTTTaacaacaaaaatattcactatatatatgataataaatgGGTACATCTTAATTcttattatgattatcCATTTATGAGgttgaaatatttattacatttttatagaaacaaattgatatatttaaaggaaaaaaaaaaacaaacaaaaacaaacaaaaataataaaataaataatacgCATAGGAAATATAACAATGGAAGTAATTATAGTacacataataataataataataatatggataatTATGGTAGTAGTACGTATGTAcctttaaataataataataataatattcctAATATACACAAAGCAAAAGAGAATTACCAATTCAATCaattttccattttttccattttgAAGCAATATTTTCCTAACATtattaatgaatataaaacaaatgaaCTAATCTCTTTAGATATATTTCTACCTATGAATAAACAATATTGTTCTAAAAATATTGCTATAGAATTCAACGGAAGAACACActataatttattaattaataaaacaaGTTCATATCAACACACATATAACATGCttgaaaattataatacaaaatataaaaaatggCTTTTATCAAACTATGCATTCcatatcatatatattccttATTATAAGTGGAACATGTTAACTCataaacaaaaagaaaaatatcTTATGAAAGCTATACACACCTATTGTGATTTAAAGGATAATATACACACACcttga
- a CDS encoding putative membrane protein (conserved Plasmodium membrane protein, unknown function) — protein MKRKKNLCVRYFFVFFILIIVIIYVKCNKHHVSNNINNDYKENIKHNDNTSECFSYKDEEGDFFLSLSNIIVSTSYYSHDKKEEIILLNHSVKENDYDYIIIDELVSSYKMINIKCSFKIKKSFNKNKLTVLLVKEIVDKTNRNRNTMMKKDMIKFVDTNIVKDLKREETFIFTNIIDDDNNNNNNNNNNNNMVYSNLSLLLINLIPYNGNYKMDIYISDDNYSIKLCFLKMNFFFHNSLSIVKYPEKKMDNLIMTNIIKSIDKMRKMRIKYNKYHNICYNNYNNTVSRYVVYNYRDYYSLPLICEETNYNIKNENNKKKMGNTFVIIFMICLLFLLFVMYVYIIFIYLQYNIKNIHTQYIHYLFFISLMSIIFLFILYDLYYNILQICTIFICTCTFFLLIFYKSLKALREHRKGS, from the coding sequence atgaaaagaaagaaaaatttgTGTGtaagatatttttttgttttttttattttaattatcgtcataatatatgtaaaatgtaataaacATCATGTAAgcaataatattaataatgattataaGGAGAACATAAAACATAATGATAATACAAGTGAATGTTTTTCCTATAAAGATGAAGAGGGggatttttttttgtctttAAGCAATATCATAGTAAGTACATCGTATTATTCTCatgataaaaaagaagaaataatattattaaatcaTAGTGTGAAAGAAAATgattatgattatataattatagaTGAACTTGTAAGTTCCtataaaatgataaatataaaatgttcatttaaaataaaaaagagttttaataaaaacaaattaacTGTATTGTTAGTAAAAGAAATTGTGGATAAAACAAATAGAAACAGGAACACaatgatgaaaaaagaTATGATAAAATTTGTGGATACAAATATTGTAAAAGATTTAAAAAGAGAAGAgacatttatatttacaaatattatagatgatgataataataataataataataacaataacaaTAACAATATGGTATATTCGAATTTATCTTTGTTgttaattaatttaattcCTTATAATGGTAATTATAAGATGGATATTTACATAagtgatgataattattctataaaattatgttttttaaaaatgaattttttttttcataattcTCTATCTATAGTTAAATATCCagagaaaaaaatggatAATCTTATTATGAcgaatattataaaaagtattGATAAGATGAGAAAGATGAGAatcaaatataataaataccataatatatgttataataattataataatactgTAAGTCGTTATGTTGTTTATAATTATAGAGACTATTATTCTTTACCTTTAATTTGTGAAGaaacaaattataatataaaaaatgaaaataataaaaaaaaaatgggGAATACAtttgttataatttttatgatatgtttattatttttgttatttgttatgtatgtatatattatatttatatatttacaatataatataaaaaatatacatacacaatatattcattatttattctttatatcTCTTATGTcgataatttttttgttcattttgtatgatctatattataatattcttcaaatatgtacaatctttatatgtacatgtacattttttttgttgattttttataaatccTTAAAGGCTTTAAGAGAACATAGAAAGGGTTCATAA
- a CDS encoding ADP-ribosylation factor GTPase-activating protein, putative (transcript variant 1; alternatively spliced) produces SVNESTEDISWVNTNSKTKIEIDNLMDSIGKIDIFGSLKILDENKVDDTSFNNEKDYFTGFKNKSNKTYMDDDFYSFDKIISNEKYNNKQKESIKESYFFNDDQSSDTSLNFDYTQKNNTNINNIDKNLDDILNYKTKDFNNNDDIFYKNTKSEMKNNISGRSNINDTLQQINNNKNNHNINNNINNNNNINNNNINNNNNLNYKNLSSLEEFKKINTNKDDKNNNNNNMSHSTNKLKEDKRFNNYNSLTEKELREAKVQAAKKSIAQLFSNTKNISFSDNSITNINSNLHEYSYNNKIKADHKFINNEHESFNSLHNINIKNNHHINSNINILNENHKKNSNLKNDTQVRKKNDFDFFG; encoded by the exons AAGTGTTAATGAATCTACCGAAGACATATCCTGGGTTAATACCAATTCAAAAACCAAAATTGAAAT TGATAACCTTATGGATAGTATTGGGAAAATCGACATTTTTGGTTCCCTAAAAATCTTGGACGAAAATAAAGTGGACGACActtcttttaataatgaaaaggaTTATTTTACAGgttttaaaaacaaatcGAATAAGACTTATATGGATGatgatttttattcatttgataaaataatttctaatgaaaaatataataataaacaaaaagaaagtataaaagaatcttatttttttaacgATGATCAAAGCAGTGATACATCGTTAAATTTTGATTATACccaaaaaaataatacaaatattaacaATATAGACAAAAATTTggatgatatattaaattacAAGACTAAagattttaataataatgatgatatattttataagaatACTAAAAgtgaaatgaaaaataatataagtGGAAGgagtaatataaatgatacCTTACaacaaattaataataacaaaaataatcataatattaataataatattaataataataataatattaataataataatattaataataataataatttaaattataagaatTTGTCGTCACTAGaagaatttaaaaagattaatacaaacaaagatgacaaaaataataataataataatatgtcTCATTCAActaataaattaaaagaagacaaaagatttaataattataattctttGACTGAAAAAGAATTAAGAGAAGCAAAAGTTCAAGCAGCAAAAAAAAGCATTGCTCAACTTTTTTCGAATACTAAgaatatttctttttctgATAATTctataacaaatataaattcaaATTTACATgaatattcatataataataaaattaaagcagatcataaatttataaataatgaacatgaatcatttaattctttacataacataaatattaagaATAATCATCATATCAATTCAAACatcaatattttaaatgaaaatcacaaaaaaaatagcaatttaaaaaatgacaCTCAAgtgagaaaaaaaaatgactttgatttttttggataa
- a CDS encoding ADP-ribosylation factor GTPase-activating protein, putative (transcript variant 2; alternatively spliced), translating to VNESTEDISWVNTNSKTKIEIDNLMDSIGKIDIFGSLKILDENKVDDTSFNNEKDYFTGFKNKSNKTYMDDDFYSFDKIISNEKYNNKQKESIKESYFFNDDQSSDTSLNFDYTQKNNTNINNIDKNLDDILNYKTKDFNNNDDIFYKNTKSEMKNNISGRSNINDTLQQINNNKNNHNINNNINNNNNINNNNINNNNNLNYKNLSSLEEFKKINTNKDDKNNNNNNMSHSTNKLKEDKRFNNYNSLTEKELREAKVQAAKKSIAQLFSNTKNISFSDNSITNINSNLHEYSYNNKIKADHKFINNEHESFNSLHNINIKNNHHINSNINILNENHKKNSNLKNDTQVRKKNDFDFFG from the exons TGTTAATGAATCTACCGAAGACATATCCTGGGTTAATACCAATTCAAAAACCAAAATTGAAAT TGATAACCTTATGGATAGTATTGGGAAAATCGACATTTTTGGTTCCCTAAAAATCTTGGACGAAAATAAAGTGGACGACActtcttttaataatgaaaaggaTTATTTTACAGgttttaaaaacaaatcGAATAAGACTTATATGGATGatgatttttattcatttgataaaataatttctaatgaaaaatataataataaacaaaaagaaagtataaaagaatcttatttttttaacgATGATCAAAGCAGTGATACATCGTTAAATTTTGATTATACccaaaaaaataatacaaatattaacaATATAGACAAAAATTTggatgatatattaaattacAAGACTAAagattttaataataatgatgatatattttataagaatACTAAAAgtgaaatgaaaaataatataagtGGAAGgagtaatataaatgatacCTTACaacaaattaataataacaaaaataatcataatattaataataatattaataataataataatattaataataataatattaataataataataatttaaattataagaatTTGTCGTCACTAGaagaatttaaaaagattaatacaaacaaagatgacaaaaataataataataataatatgtcTCATTCAActaataaattaaaagaagacaaaagatttaataattataattctttGACTGAAAAAGAATTAAGAGAAGCAAAAGTTCAAGCAGCAAAAAAAAGCATTGCTCAACTTTTTTCGAATACTAAgaatatttctttttctgATAATTctataacaaatataaattcaaATTTACATgaatattcatataataataaaattaaagcagatcataaatttataaataatgaacatgaatcatttaattctttacataacataaatattaagaATAATCATCATATCAATTCAAACatcaatattttaaatgaaaatcacaaaaaaaatagcaatttaaaaaatgacaCTCAAgtgagaaaaaaaaatgactttgatttttttggataa
- a CDS encoding nucleolar Jumonji domain interacting protein, putative, translating to MKDTYTSIECDSLIFDIEFHPKVDMIGAGNFDGNIILYKRKEDKKEFKKKHIIQNHDKAVKYVCFSKKGKEILAASSDNSCSITDISGVCIWKNICHKNSISSILYSSNHTFITADEVGYIKHWDIRDNTKKPIHKMKCFNDNITSMLMDHDEKSIIITCGGQLGLFDILYKKNITSNNISNEYNDEFLCSNLMVHNSKIVTTTLNGNISIFSKNPWGYMEGKIKASKDAISTFVKFDDYHIFFGTSDGYIKTAQIKPNKLGETFSKQNNKESIEKLAINKNKNLLAHISNDYSINFHQIEINNSIISNAIKKKKKKSFFHDL from the coding sequence atgaaAGATACTTATACGTCCATCGAATGCGATTCTCTAATATTCGATATAGAATTTCATCCCAAAGTAGATATGATAGGTGCTGGTAATTTTGATGGgaacataatattatataaacgAAAAGAGGATAAAAAAGAGTTTAAGAAAAAGCATATTATACAGAATCATGATAAAGCTGTTAAATATGTTTGTTTTTctaaaaaaggaaaagaaaTACTAGCTGCTTCATCGGATAATTCTTGTTCAATAACAGATATAAGTGGTGTATGCatatggaaaaatatatgtcACAAGAATTCAATTAGTTCGATATTATATAGTAGTAATCATACTTTCATAACAGCTGATGAAGTtggatatataaaacattgGGATATAAGAGATAATACAAAGAAGCCTATACATAAAATGAAATGttttaatgataatataacaaGTATGTTAATGGATCATGATGAAAAATCcataattattacatgTGGAGGTCAATTAGGTCTTTTcgatattttatataaaaaaaatattacatcaaataatatttcaaatgaatataatgatgaatTTTTATGTTCGAATCTTATGGTACATAATTCAAAAATTGTAACAACAACATTAAATGgaaatatttctattttcTCAAAAAACCCATGGGGTTATATGGAAGGAAAGATTAAAGCTAGTAAAGATGCTATTAGTACCTTTGTTAAATTTGATgattatcatattttttttggtaCCTCGGATGGATATATTAAAACTGCTCAAATAAAACCAAATAAATTAGGAGAAACCTTCtcaaaacaaaataataaggaaAGTATCGAAAAATTGGctattaataaaaacaaaaatcTCTTAGCACATATTTCAAACGACTATTCAATTAACTTTCATCAAAtagaaattaataattcCATTATTTCCAATgctataaaaaaaaaaaaaaaaaaatcctTTTTTCATGACctctaa
- a CDS encoding hypothetical protein (conserved Plasmodium protein, unknown function), with amino-acid sequence MENKERYSSLNEETFYKYKNKRVIKTIDDIDEFINKYPRTNKELNTYIIKKEKGNDVSLLKSFIFYIFTQITSILAVCLVIFCIGFLIGNHISSKSSIINSINYNYYLSSDKGAELYVDNYEGSNMLTLDIMINFNFDYNNIFLGTLISNILLYYYPSNNIGLNSSDICYNSNYVNVDNNFNVDNNLFIKEYNKRKNEGMDSFSNYNINKELFNLFIKEESLIFLNYSIKTDNNIKITFINNTLYDHLIKYPIGGSDISISPGIMQGINSINVLISINHSIQDKHILQKLINDCKNQRIYIQLQFGNIQIKTILFRFQPQMGSFLPFYIPCKIKNKRKTDKNEFRLNVIKNYKVQKSAIKNINFFIN; translated from the coding sequence atggaaaataaagaaagaTACAGCTCATTAAATGAGGaaacattttataaatataaaaataaaagagTAATAAAAACTATAGACGATATTGATGAGttcataaataaataccCTCGTACAAATAAAGAGCTGAATAcctatattattaaaaaggaGAAAGGGAATGATGTGTCACTTTTAAAaagttttatattttatatatttactcAAATAACTAGTATATTGGCTGTATGTTTagttatattttgtatCGGGTTTTTAATAGGAAATCACATATCATCTAAATCATCAATAATAAATTccataaattataattattatttatcgAGTGATAAAGGTGCTGAATTATATGTAGATAATTATGAGGGTAGTAATATGTTAACATTAgatataatgataaattttaattttgattataataatatatttttaggTACATTAATtagtaatatattattatattattatccatCTAATAATATAGGATTAAATAGTAGTGatatttgttataattCTAACTATGTAAAtgttgataataattttaatgttgataataatttgtttataaaagaatataataaaaggaaaaatgAAGGAATGGATTCTTTTTctaattataatattaataaagaattattcaacttatttataaaagaagaatctcttatttttttaaattattcaataaaaacagataataatattaaaataacatttataaataatacattatatgatcatttaataaaatatccAATAGGTGGTTCAGATATTTCAATATCACCTGGTATTATGCAAGGTATAAATTCAATTAATGTATTAATAAGTATTAATCATAGTATACAAgataaacatattttacaaaaattaataaatgatTGTAAAAATCAAagaatttatatacaaCTACAATTTGGtaatatacaaattaaAACGATCCTATTCAGATTCCAACCACAAATGGGTTCTTTTCTACCTTTCTATATTCCttgtaaaataaaaaataaaaggaaaaccgacaaaaatgaatttagattgaatgttataaaaaattataaagtTCAAAAATCTGcaataaaaaatatcaacttttttataaat